The following is a genomic window from Leptolyngbya sp. 'hensonii'.
GGGATCGCCCGATCGCTGGTAATCGGCAAGGGCCTGACGGGTCGTATTCCCAATATCAAAACAGGTTCCCGTACTGCTCAGATCCCCCCGTTCGTACCAGCCACAGTAGCGATTCATCTGATCAATAGGATCAAAGGTTCCCATTGTGATCAGACTGGTCGCCAGACACAAGGCCATTGAGGTGTCGTCGGTCCATTGCCCCGGTTTGAGGTTAAAGGGCCCCCCCCCCACCATATCCGTGACTGGAGGGAATGAACCCCGAGGCTGAAACTCAACGGTTGTGCCCACAGCATCCCCGGTAGCCAGTCCTAACAGACATCCGCGAAACCGTTCAGTTTGATTCATAGGGGCTGAGCATCGAACCTGTAAGAAGTATGCAAGAATTCATGACATCCACCCTTACCCGACAGAATCATTATGGCTGGATTCCTCCCTCCCATAGCGGGTATGGCTGCCTTCCTGACTGCCAGTCTGGGAATATTGCCTGCGATCGCCGCTAGTAAACAGGTCAGGCTCACTTGCTCCTATCATGAAACCACACCACAAATCCTGGCCAGTGGCTCCTGGGAAACAGTCTTTAAAGCCGGAAAAGCGGATCTCCGACAGGCTTTTGAAACCTGTATGGGGGGAGCAGCACCACGGGTTTTTGTCGGGGAAGAAGTTGGAAAACGGCTATACCCTTTGGGGAAGCCGAGGACCCATCAGGCCCTGCAGGTGACCGGTGAGGACCAGGCCCTCATCCTGCTCTGGAATCGCTTACTCCAGGCCAAGCAGACCCGGTTAACGAAACCATTGGTTCTGGCAGCAGATTCAGCCGGGAGCAAATTGGAGCGCAGCTTCAGAATCATTATGACTGAAACCACTTCTACTCGCTCAAATTAAGCAGCTCGAATTGGAGGCTTTGCTGAATGCAAATATGAATTACCCTCATCCCCAGCCCTTCTCCCGCAGGAGAAGGGAGCTAAAACTCTTGTTCCCTCTCCTTTGGGAGAGGGCTAGGGAGAGGGCTGCATAAGGCTCAAGCACGAAAATCATCCTTCTATTCAGCAACGCCGAATTGGAAAGTATGGTTTTCTTCAATCCCAAGCATCAGCAAGTCGAATCATTGAGAATGCTCTTTTCTGCTTAGGATTTTGGTAAGGGGTTAATTATCAGGAGTCTTATGATTTCTTCCTCCACGCTATTCCATCTGGTTGCTAAGGGTGGAGTGGTTATGATTCCGATCATAGCCCTCTCAATCGGTACTTTGGCCTGCGCTATGGAGCGGGGCTGGTTCTGGTATTCCTTGATGAGCCAGGAAGATCGAATCGTTCATGATGTGGTCGCCGCAGCCAGAACTGATTTGCAGGAGGCAGCAAAGATCGCAGAGCGGGCACAACATCTCCCGATCGGTCGCTTCCTGCTGGCTCCGTTACAATTGCGTTGGCCCACCCCGGAAACCTTTCGACTAGCCCTGGAAACAACAGCCGATGAGGAGTTTGCCCTGATGCGGCGGGGCAATGCTTTTCTGGAGAGTACGATCGGCCTGGCACCGTTGCTGGGATTACTGGGAACGGTTACCGGGCTGATCCTGACCTTTAGTAATCTTAATATTGGTGGCAGCGCCGAGGCTGCTGCCAAGGTAGACCTATCCAAGGCTGCTGCGGGGATTTCAGAAGCCCTAATTACCACCGCTGGGGGGATGATTGTCGCAATTATGGCCCTGGGGGTGCTACGCCTCTTCATGAATATGCAAACCCGGCAGGTAGACTATTTCACCAAAGTGGGGGGCAAGCTAGAGCTGATTTACCGTCAGTTCTGGTACGAACCAGCCTTTCATGAAAAGCCCCCGGCGATGATATCCGCAGAGATAGGAATTTCCCGATCGGA
Proteins encoded in this region:
- a CDS encoding MotA/TolQ/ExbB proton channel family protein translates to MISSSTLFHLVAKGGVVMIPIIALSIGTLACAMERGWFWYSLMSQEDRIVHDVVAAARTDLQEAAKIAERAQHLPIGRFLLAPLQLRWPTPETFRLALETTADEEFALMRRGNAFLESTIGLAPLLGLLGTVTGLILTFSNLNIGGSAEAAAKVDLSKAAAGISEALITTAGGMIVAIMALGVLRLFMNMQTRQVDYFTKVGGKLELIYRQFWYEPAFHEKPPAMISAEIGISRSESDQLSRI